A segment of the Fusobacterium ulcerans genome:
CACTCTCTATAACTACTTCATTTAAATTATACTTTTCAATATTTTCTGCTAAATCCTTTATAGTTTTTAGATCAATTTTCATTTTTTCCTCCAAATTAGTTACTTCCTATTATTCTTAAATCTTTCACTCCATCAACTTCTGATATTCTTTCTAACATACCTTCTATTTTTCTAAGCATGTTTTCAGTAGTTTGAAGTGAAATAGTTGATTTAGCAATTCCATCTATTGCAATATTTTGTATAATTGTAAGTATATTCATATCTTCAGTAGCTATTATTTCTAAAACTTTTGCAAGAATACCTGGTTTGTCCACAAGAGACATATGGATACTAAACACTTTATCCTTTCCACTTTCAAAGAAAGGTTTGATAAAGTCTTTATATTTATAATATGTACTTCTGCTTATCCCTACCTTTTTTATTGCTTCATATTTAGAAATTTTACTGTGCTGTACTAAATCATTAACCTTAATTACACTTTGAATAGAATTAGGCAATATTCTCTTGTCAACAATGTAATACTCTCTTTTTTCCTTTTCGTTCATCTATCTTTTCCCTCCGTATCCTTAAATATATTTATATTTTTCTATTATTTTTAAAAGCCTGCACTGTATTATGAAAAAGCATAGCAACAGTCATTGGTCCTACTCCTCCTGGAACTGGAGTTATATAAGAAGCTTTCTTTGAAACTCCTTCAAATTCCACATCTCCAAAAAGTCCTTCCTCTGTTCTGTTTATCCCAACATCTATAACCACTGCTCCATCTTTTACCATATCTTCAGTAATAAATTTAGCAACTCCTATTGCTACTACTAATATGTCTGCATTTTTTGTTTTTTCTTTTAAATTCTTAGTTTTACTGTTACACACTGTAACTGTTGCACCAGCATTTATAAAGAATCCAGCCATAGGTTTTCCTACTATATTACTTCTTCCAATAATTACAGCATCTTTTCCTTGAAGTTCTATTGAATATTTTTTCAATAATTCCATTATTCCTAATGGAGTACAAGGCTTCAATGAAGTTTTATTTCCTAAAAAAAGCAGTCCTAAATTTTCAGGTTTGAATCCATCTACATCTTTTTCCAAAGCAATTTTTTGTATAACTTTATTTTCATCTATATGTTTTGGAAGAGGAAGCTGTACAAGCATTCCATCTACTTTTTTATCTTTATTCAGCTCATCTATTGTTTCCAATAATTTCTCTTCGCTGACATCACCTGGAAGAAAATGTGGAAAACATTCTATCCCTATCTCTTTACAGCCTTTTATTTTAGAATTTACATATATTTTTGATGCTGGATTTTCTCCAACCATAATTATTGCAAATCCCGGTACAAGACCAGTTTTATTTTTTATATCCAGCAACTCTTTTTTAAGCTCTTCCTTTATTTGAGAAGAGATATTTTTTCCATCTAATATCATAGTTTCTCCTTCCAGCTGTACAGTTAATTTAGTTTGTCTCCTTTTTTAAGCACATTTCCATTTATGATATCTGCTCCACTTAGAAGTTTTTTATTTTCAGGTTTTACTTCTGTCAATATAACACTTCCATTTCCAGTTTTCACAATGACTCCTGCACCTTTTTTTATGTCTACTATTTCTCCAGCTGTTCCTTCTTCATAACTTTTAAAATTTTCTTTTACTCCATATATTTTAAATATTTTATCATCTAAAGTTGTATAAGCACTTGGAAAAGGATTCATACCTCTTACAAAATTGAATATTTCTCTTTCAGTTTTGTTCCAGTCTATCTTACAATCTTCTTTTTTAAAAGGTTTTACAAAAGTTGCCTCTGAATGATTCTGCTGCACTCTTGGCGCTTCTTCTTTTTCTATAAGTTTTACAGCTTTTAAAAGAGCTTCTGCTCCCAAATCTTTTAATCTGTCATGAAGAGTTAAAAAGTTATCTTCATCTTTTATTTCAGTTGAAACACTAAGTATCATATCCCCTGCATCCAACTCTTCAGCAATATACATTATAGTTACTCCTGATTCCTTTTCTCCATGTATCAAAGCCGCATTTATAGGTGCTGCTCCTCTGTATTTTGGAAGAAGGGATGAGTGAACATTTATCACTCCATATTTTGGCATATCTATTATCTCTTTAGGAAGTATTTTTCCATAAGCGACTACCACAATTAAATCTGGATTCAATTCTTTTATGATATTCTGAGTTTCTTCAGTCTTTAAGCTGTTTGGCTGATACACAGGTATATTATGCTCCAAAGCATATTCTTTTACTGGAGTAAATTTTATTTTTTTCCCTCTCATATTGGGCTTATCTACTTTTGTAAAAGCACCTATTATCTCATATTCTGAATTTAATACATCAAAACAAGGAACTGCAAACTCAGGAGTTCCCATAAAAAGTATTCTCATCATTTCACCTGCTTCTAATCTTTTTTATCATTATCTTTATTTATATCCTCTACAATCTCTATAAAAGATTTTATATCGTTAAATTCTTTATAAACCGAAGCAAACCTCACATATGCTACCTGATCTATACTTTTTAGTCTTTCCATTACCATTTCTCCTAATTCTTGAGTTGTAATTTCTCCTCTCAGTGAATTTTGGATAGTTTTTTCTATTTCAAGAACAAAAGTTTCAAGGCTTTCTCTGCTTATATTTCTTTTGACAGTAGCTGCTACAAGTCCTCTCATAAGCTTATTTCTATCAAATCTATCTCTTCTCTTATCTTTTTTCACTATGAACAAAGGAGTTTCTTCTACTTTTTCAAAAGTAGTGAACCTTTTTTCACATTTTATGCACTCACGACGTCTTTTTATTGAATATCCATCCATAAAAGAACGGCTGTCTACTACCTTTGTATCTTCAGAATTACAAAATGGACATTTCATTTTTATCACCTATATTGATTCTTTATTATTTATGCACTCTAAAACTTCTTTAGGAGTTTTACATGCAAGGAGTTCATTCCTAAAACTTTCTTCTCTTATTAACCTTGATATTCTTGCTAATACTTTTAA
Coding sequences within it:
- a CDS encoding ACT domain-containing protein, with amino-acid sequence MNEKEKREYYIVDKRILPNSIQSVIKVNDLVQHSKISKYEAIKKVGISRSTYYKYKDFIKPFFESGKDKVFSIHMSLVDKPGILAKVLEIIATEDMNILTIIQNIAIDGIAKSTISLQTTENMLRKIEGMLERISEVDGVKDLRIIGSN
- the folD gene encoding bifunctional methylenetetrahydrofolate dehydrogenase/methenyltetrahydrofolate cyclohydrolase FolD, coding for MILDGKNISSQIKEELKKELLDIKNKTGLVPGFAIIMVGENPASKIYVNSKIKGCKEIGIECFPHFLPGDVSEEKLLETIDELNKDKKVDGMLVQLPLPKHIDENKVIQKIALEKDVDGFKPENLGLLFLGNKTSLKPCTPLGIMELLKKYSIELQGKDAVIIGRSNIVGKPMAGFFINAGATVTVCNSKTKNLKEKTKNADILVVAIGVAKFITEDMVKDGAVVIDVGINRTEEGLFGDVEFEGVSKKASYITPVPGGVGPMTVAMLFHNTVQAFKNNRKI
- the fmt gene encoding methionyl-tRNA formyltransferase, coding for MRILFMGTPEFAVPCFDVLNSEYEIIGAFTKVDKPNMRGKKIKFTPVKEYALEHNIPVYQPNSLKTEETQNIIKELNPDLIVVVAYGKILPKEIIDMPKYGVINVHSSLLPKYRGAAPINAALIHGEKESGVTIMYIAEELDAGDMILSVSTEIKDEDNFLTLHDRLKDLGAEALLKAVKLIEKEEAPRVQQNHSEATFVKPFKKEDCKIDWNKTEREIFNFVRGMNPFPSAYTTLDDKIFKIYGVKENFKSYEEGTAGEIVDIKKGAGVIVKTGNGSVILTEVKPENKKLLSGADIINGNVLKKGDKLN
- the nrdR gene encoding transcriptional regulator NrdR; translated protein: MKCPFCNSEDTKVVDSRSFMDGYSIKRRRECIKCEKRFTTFEKVEETPLFIVKKDKRRDRFDRNKLMRGLVAATVKRNISRESLETFVLEIEKTIQNSLRGEITTQELGEMVMERLKSIDQVAYVRFASVYKEFNDIKSFIEIVEDINKDNDKKD